The Denticeps clupeoides chromosome 5, fDenClu1.1, whole genome shotgun sequence genome includes a region encoding these proteins:
- the rnd3a gene encoding rho family GTPase 3a, with protein MKERRSCQKLPLNAGMDPTQSVKCKIVVVGDSQCGKTALLHVFAKDCFPENYVPTVFENYTASFEIDTQRIELSLWDTSGSPYYDNVRPLSYPDSDAVLICFDISRPETLDSVLKKWKGEIQEFCPNTKMLLVGCKSDLRTDLTTLVELSNHRQTPVSYDQGSNMAKQISAPYIECSALQSENSVRDIFHVATLACVNKNNKNVKRNKSARATKRISHMPGRPELSAVASDLRKDKAKSCVVM; from the exons ATGAAGGAGAGACGCTCTTGCCAGAAACTGCCTTTAAACGCCGGGATGGATCCCACGCAGAGTGTGAAGTGCAAGATCGTGGTGGTGGGGGACAGCCAGTGTGGGAAGACCGCCCTGCTGCACGTCTTCGCCAAGGACTGCTTTCCCGAG AACTACGTCCCCACTGTGTTCGAGAACTACACTGCCAGTTTTGAAATCGACACGCAAAGGATCGAGCTGAGTCTGTGGGACACGTCAG GTTCGCCGTACTATGACAATGTCCGGCCCCTGTCTTACCCCGACTCTGATGCGGTTCTCATCTGTTTCGACATCAGCAGGCCTGAGACCCTCGATAGTGTCCTAAAAAAG TGGAAAGGGGAGATCCAGGAATTCTGTCCCAACACAAAGATGCTGCTTGTAGGCTGCAAGTCGGATCTGCGGACAGACCTCACCACGTTGGTAGAGCTGTCCAACCACAGACAAACGCCAGTGTCATATGATCAG GGCTCCAACATGGCCAAACAGATCTCAGCGCCCTACATCGAGTGCTCGGCCCTGCAGTCGGAGAACAGTGTAAGGGACATTTTCCACGTGGCCACGTTGGCCTGCgttaacaaaaacaacaagaatgTCAAGCGGAACAAATCCGCCAGGGCCACCAAGCGGATTTCACACATGCCCGGTCGGCCTGAGCTGTCTGCAGTGGCGTCTGACCTGCGCAAGGACAAAGCGAAGAGCTGCGTGGTCATGTGA